The Nicotiana tabacum cultivar K326 chromosome 14, ASM71507v2, whole genome shotgun sequence genome contains a region encoding:
- the LOC142168899 gene encoding uncharacterized protein LOC142168899, with the protein MPLAAKEAVLVSKMTSEVWNLFMDGASNVKGSGLGVVLITLSGETVRQAIIIVPLTNNEVKYEASVAGLELAWGLGSELIKIKYDSRLVVNQVFGIFDTKEERMKQYLNKVQALLAQFTELSIVHILREKNVEKDALANLGSSIEMKGSDFRTVVQLLHSVLDLDGY; encoded by the coding sequence ATGCCTTTGGCTGCTAAGGAAGCAGTGCTAGTGTCGAAAATGACGTCGGAAGTTTGGAACTTGTTTATGGATGGGGCCTCCAACGTAAAAGGGTCTGGTCTCGGAGTAGTTCTAATCACGCTCTCAGGGGAGACCGTAAGGCAGGCCATTATAATTGTACCGCTAACTAATAATGAAGTCAAGTATGAGGCTTCGGTTGCAGGACTTGAACTAGCTTGGGGACTAGGTTCCGAGctcataaagataaaatatgacTCCCGGCTGGTGGTCAACCAAGTGTTTGGGATTTTCGACACGAAGGAGGAGCGCATGAAACAGTACTTGAACAAAGTTCAAGCATTATTGGCACAATTCACAGAATTGTCAATCGTTCATATTCTGAGGGAGAAAAATGTGGAAAAAGACGCATTGGCTAATTTGGGGTCATCCATAGAGATGAAAGGATCTGACTTTCGTACGGTCGTCCAATTGTTGCATTCAGTATTGGATCTAGACGGTTATTGA